In Musa acuminata AAA Group cultivar baxijiao chromosome BXJ2-3, Cavendish_Baxijiao_AAA, whole genome shotgun sequence, the following proteins share a genomic window:
- the LOC135606818 gene encoding diacylglycerol kinase 2-like, with translation MMDVGSTLLRMATETGVSGFGIFVWLITAGSFALLAVVYAFLKFQRQASLNWVKAAAREKKKAWENLKCPTSPHVWTEDNSHSGQPSACCVCLYSFVSPQTFGDDRTCDVPIHRCSVCGVAAHFHCSGYATNDCKHVAQAGASRLLHHWSERWVDLDENSELSCFCYYCDEPCGIPFLGASPVWRCLWCQCLLHVDCHAKLLKETGNVCDLGPLRRLILSPLSVKEMGGKQGNSGMLNSIKEEIVASSVKGRMRRRRNRSKYGSNHSASFGVSINKLQNAVEENLLLEPMLRSLAGWSKSNEKNNSTLASFRITRNGHHQKNKETVAANGKDYYNLVDLPQDARPLLVFINGKSGAQNGTSLRRRLNMLLNPVQVFELSATQGPEVGLKLFRNIQYFRILVCGGDGTVAWVLDAIEKENFESPPPVAILPLGTGNDLSRVLQWGGGFSSVEGQGGLRALLQHIDHAAVTMLDRWSVTINEHNSEQSENAKQAKFMTNYLGIGCDAKVAYDFHMTREERPDKFYSQFVNKLRYAKEGAKDIMDRACADLPWQVKLEVDGHEVEIPEDAEGVLVLNISSYMGGVDLWQNDYEHDDDFDMQSMHDKTLEVVCISGTWHLGKLQVGLSQAQRLAQGKVIRLHVHSPFPVQIDGEPWIQQPGCLEITHHGQVFMLRRASEEPTGHAAAIMTEVLVNAECSGLINSAQKRLLLQQMALRLSS, from the exons ATGATGGATGTGGGTTCTACACTTCTAAGAATGGCTACTGAGACCGGTGTTTCAGGATTTGGGATTTTTGTCTGGCTTATCACTGCTGGATCATTTGCACTTCTAGCTGTTGTTTATGCATTCCTGAAGTTTCAGAGGCAGGCATCGCTGAACTGGGTTAAAGCTGCAgctagagaaaaaaagaaagcatGGGAAAATCTAAAATGTCCAACATCTCCCCATGTATGGACAGAAGACAATTCTCATAGTGGTCAACCATCTGCTTGTTGTGTCTGTTTATATTCATTCGTATCCCCACAAACTTTTGGAGACGATAGGACATGTGATGTTCCCATCCACCGGTGCTCTGTTTGTGGTGTTGCAGCTCATTTTCATTGTTCTGGGTATGCCACAAATGACTGCAAACATGTAGCACAAGCTGGTGCATCTCGCTTGCTGCATCATTGGTCAGAGAGATGGGTGGATTTGGATGAGAACTCTGAGCTGTCCTGTTTTTGTTATTACTGTGATGAACCCTGTGGTATACCTTTCCTTGGTGCTTCTCCTGTATGGCGCTGCTTGTGGTGTCAGTGTCTTTTACATGTCGATTGTCATGCCAAATTACTAAAAGAGACTGGTAATGTTTGTGATCTGGGCCCTCTTAGAAGGCTTAtcctttctcctctttctgtGAAAGAAATGGGTGGAAAACAGGGAAATAGTGGCATGTTGAATTCTATCAAGGAAGAGATCGTTGCTTCATCAGTGAAGGGTCGCATGAGGCGGCGACGGAACCGAAGTAAATATGGGAGCAATCATTCAGCTTCCTTTGGAGTCTCTATTAATAAATTGCAGAATGCGGtggaggaaaacttgctacttgaaCCAATGCTTAGAAGTCTTGCTGGATGGAGCAAATCTAATGAAAAGAACAACAGTACATTGGCAAGTTTTAGAATCACTAGAAATGGTCACCACCAGAAAAACAAGGAAACTGTTGCTGCTAATGGAAAAGACTACTATAATCTGGTGGATCTGCCGCAAGATGCTAGGCCACTTCTTGTTTTTATTAACGGCAAGAGTGGAGCTCAGAATGGAACTTCTCTGAGGAGGAGATTGAACATGTTATTAAATCCTGTACAG GTCTTTGAATTAAGTGCTACACAGGGACCTGAAGTTGGATTAAAGTTGTTCCGTAATATCCAATACTTTAGGATTCTTGTCTGTGGTGGAGATGGTACTGTAGCCTGGGTTCTCGATGccattgagaaggaaaactttgaATCTCCACCTCCTGTTGCAATACTTCCCCTTGGCACAGGGAATGACTTGTCCCGAGTTTTACAATGGGGAGGAGGCTTTTCTTCAGTTGAAGGACAAGGTGGTTTGAGAGCTCTTCTTCAACATATTGACCATGCAGCAGTTACGATGCTAGATCGTTGGAGTGTCACAATTAATGAACACAATTCGGAGCAAAGTGAAAATGCAAAGCAAgcaaagtttatgacaaactattTAG GCATTGGGTGTGATGCAAAGGTAGCATATGACTTTCACATGACTCGGGaagaaagacccgacaagttCTATAGCCAG TTTGTGAACAAATTGCGATATGCCAAAGAAGGCGCCAAAGACATCATGGACAGAGCTTGTGCTGATTTACCATGGCAAGTTAAGCTTGAAGTCGATGGTCACGAGGTTGAAATCCCAGAG GATGCGGAAGGTGTGCTTGTGTTAAATATCAGTAGCTACATGGGAGGAGTGGACCTTTGGCAAAATGACTACGAGCATGATGATGATTTTGACATGCAATCAATGCATGATAAGACACTTGAAGTTGTATGCATATCCGGGACTTGGCACCTTGGGAAACTTCAG GTCGGACTTTCACAGGCCCAAAGGTTGGCCCAAGGAAAAGTAATAAGGTTACACGTCCACAGTCCATTTCCTGTTCAGATCGATGGAGAACCATGGATCCAGCAACCTGGTTGCCTTGAAATAACGCATCATGGCCAG GTGTTCATGTTGAGGAGGGCGTCTGAGGAGCCTACTGGGCATGCTGCAGCTATAATGACAGAAGTGCTTGTAAATGCTGAATGCAGCGGCCTTATCAACAGTGCCCAGAAGAGATTGCTTCTCCAGCAAATGGCACTTCGGCTATCCTCCTGA
- the LOC135606819 gene encoding ankyrin repeat protein SKIP35-like, translating into MVEEMDLVHLVKDNQAEDVLCSEMEIDENDVLSCMNDHHNVGSEKGEGSTVVFSREAPLLTKDALISKDYGCGSKKIRSRASVLMEESEVRSKDKWKQEKKLSRQDRIELGRLFQRVVSSQDSELAENLIQLADPQTLNDMLCIALDSIWFLTSRQELNIITGLIKKIVANGANEFTRAALRTSFLASCVSACQSRTMSLADTVGIMAQRLHERLQECHSDEVLKAEAGAKVQKFTEWALKCIGIHCRCQENKGRRNHSTIVEVQLQLSAFKTFLDIAGNHLSGKDFTEAFDAACFPLTLFSSSFEPGWASGTSATAIQGLLGMLVEGGADNVNQCFLEASRFGSTELVRMLLQIAQRNSLDVDVDLALGFASHYSKIGTMECLVEEGNAGAFLGPLMRAAERGCMQVVQWFVTRGCKDMELCLALTAAASSSQVGIAAYLLPHIPQHVLAALSIEILKAAGERSSGSLDGVVFLLRSDFLGDPAATYAVADSMARSSDESVASDLRAFLKEHWSEAAFAEGLRFGQDHFVNIMRIFRRGSSPIHLKDLPQPLVTAIAYLPLYRECLEAGGQLLPQKLRGQLVEAAHRVSGRPVSKNSQTRELMAILEHHLPTFFLQAPTVSRAAYR; encoded by the exons ATGGTTGAGGAGATGGATCTTGTGCATTTGGTGAAAGATAATCAAGCAGAGGATGTTTTGTGTTCGGAGATGGAAATAGATGAGAATGATGTTCTCAGTTGCATGAATGACCACCACAATGTCGGGAGTGAGAAGGGTGAGGGAAGCACCGTGGTCTTTTCGAGGGAGGCTCCTCTCCTGACAAAGGACGCTCTGATCTCAAAAGATTATGGCTGTGGCTCCAAGAAGATCAGATCAAGAGCCTCTGTTTTGATGGAGGAGTCTGAGGTCAGAAGTAAGGACAAATGGAAGCAAGAGAAGAAACTCAGTAGGCAGGACAGGATCGAGCTGGGCCGCCTGTTTCAGAGAGTAGTGAGTTCCCAGGATTCTGAGCTAGCTGAGAACCTGATTCAGTTGGCAGATCCACAAACACTTAATGATATGCTGTGCATAGCATTGGATTCTATATGGTTCCTGACGAGTCGACAGGAACTGAATATTATTACTGGGCTTATCAAGAAGATTGTTGCCAATGGAGCGAATGAGTTCACGAGGGCAGCCCTCAGGACATCATTTCTGGCTTCATGTGTTTCTGCGTGTCAAAGCAGAACAATGAGTTTGGCTGATACTGTGGGCATCATGGCCCAGAG GTTGCATGAACGTCTACAAGAATGTCATAGTGATGAGGTTTTGAAGGCAGAAGCTGGTGCCAAGGTCCAGAAGTTCACAGAATGGGCTTTGAAGTGCATCGGAATTCATTGTCGTTGCCAGGAGAACAAGGGTAGAAGAAATCACAGCACAATTGTTGAAGTCCAACTTCAATTGTCAGCCTTTAAGACATTTTTGGATATTGCTGGCAACCATCTTTCCGGAAAGGATTTTACTGAGGCTTTTGATGCGGCATGCTTCCCTCTTACTCTCTTCTCTAGCTCATTTGAACCTGGTTGGGCATCTGGCACATCAGCAACTGCAATACAAGGATTATTGGGAATGCTTGTGGAAGGCGGGGCAGATAATGTAAACCAatgctttcttgaagcatcaagaTTTGGGAGTACAGAACTAGTACGGATGTTACTACAG ATTGCTCAAAGGAACAGCTTGGATGTTGATGTTGATCTTGCCCTGGGTTTTGCTTCTCACTACTCTAAAATTGGAACCATGGAGTGCTTGGTTGAAGAAGGGAATGCCGGGGCTTTCCTGGGTCCTTTGATGCGAGCTGCAGAGAGGGGCTGCATGCAGGTAGTTCAATGGTTTGTAACTCGGGGATGTAAGGACATGGAGCTATGCCTTGCCCTTACTGCTGCTGCCTCTAGCAGCCAGGTCGGTATTGCAGCTTACCTTCTACCACACATCCCGCAGCATGTCCTTGCTGCCCTCAGCATTGAGATCCTAAAAGCAGCAGGGGAAAGGAGCAGCGGGTCTCTAGATGGTGTTGTGTTCCTTCTTCGCAGCGACTTCCTTGGTGATCCTGCAGCAACATATGCTGTGGCTGACAGCATGGCGAGGTCCAGTGATGAGTCTGTGGCATCTGACCTGAGAGCTTTTCTGAAGGAGCATTGGTCTGAGGCTGCTTTTGCCGAGGGCTTGCGTTTCGGGCAAGACCACTTTGTAAATATCATGAGGATTTTTAGAAGGGGCAGTTCACCCATCCATCTGAAAGACCTGCCGCAGCCCCTGGTGACGGCCATAGCATACCTTCCATTATATAGGGAGTGTCTGGAGGCTGGTGGGCAGCTGCTGCCGCAGAAACTAAGAGGGCAGCTTGTGGAGGCTGCTCATAGGGTCAGCGGAAGGCCTGTGAGCAAGAACAGCCAGACTAGAGAGCTAATGGCAATCTTGGAGCATCACCTGCCTACCTTCTTTCTGCAAGCTCCAACTGTCTCCCGTGCCGCATACAGGTAA
- the LOC135606820 gene encoding probable methyltransferase At1g29790, whose protein sequence is MGSAEEKKAWRLPVFFRSKLKVLLLVVSTNLLSVYFFSGANYAIVGGSDVLARELNSTRLKLSESREEHAQLRRRLETASGLLEALLSELGRRHGDQAASDDLDGWPDELLGELKLAAGPHKLPLGYNHNLGTDELFPTLGFACRRFQEELTRYMSYEVGKECPSDGVFAQRLMLKGCEPLPRRRCLPVSPKGYVEPAALPESLWATPPDTSVVWDAYACKNYSCLVNRGRGRGSHDCNDCFNLKGREKSRWLADGGGLDFGMDGVLATKPKGTVRIGLDIGGGSGTFAARMRERGVTVVSTTMDFDGPFNSFIASRGLLPMHISVAHRLPFFDNTLDIVHSMHVLSNWIPELMLEFALYDVYRVLRPGGLFWLDHFFCTGEQLNATYVPMIERVGYNKLRWVTGRKLDRGIEKNEWYLSALLERPMTSTNA, encoded by the coding sequence ATGGGAAGCGCTGAAGAGAAGAAGGCTTGGCGTCTGCCGGTTTTCTTCCGATCGAAGCTGAAGGTCCTGCTCCTCGTCGTCTCCACCAACCTGCTCTCTGTCTACTTCTTCTCCGGTGCCAACTACGCGATCGTGGGTGGTTCCGATGTACTTGCGCGGGAGCTCAATTCCACGCGGTTGAAGCTCTCAGAGAGCCGCGAGGAGCACGCGCAGCTTCGGCGCCGGCTGGAGACCGCCAGCGGTCTCCTGGAGGCCCTCCTCAGTGAGCTCGGCCGCCGCCACGGCGACCAGGCGGCCTCTGACGATCTGGACGGGTGGCCAGATGAGCTCCTCGGGGAGCTGAAGCTGGCGGCGGGGCCGCACAAGCTCCCCCTGGGCTACAACCACAACCTCGGCACCGATGAGCTGTTCCCCACGTTGGGGTTCGCCTGCCGGCGGTTCCAGGAGGAGCTGACGAGGTACATGTCGTACGAGGTGGGGAAGGAGTGCCCGAGCGACGGCGTGTTCGCGCAGCGGCTGATGCTGAAGGGCTGCGAGCCGCTGCCCCGCCGCCGGTGCCTCCCGGTGTCGCCCAAGGGCTACGTCGAGCCGGCGGCGCTGCCGGAGAGCCTCTGGGCCACGCCGCCGGACACCAGCGTCGTGTGGGACGCGTACGCCTGCAAGAACTACAGCTGCCTCGTCAACCGCGGTCGCGGCAGGGGATCCCACGACTGCAACGACTGCTTCAACCTGAAGGGGCGGGAGAAGTCGCGGTGGCTCGCTGACGGCGGCGGGCTCGACTTCGGCATGGACGGCGTGCTGGCGACGAAGCCGAAGGGGACGGTGCGGATCGGGCTGGACATCGGCGGCGGGAGCGGTACGTTCGCGGCGCGGATGAGGGAGCGTGGTGTGACGGTGGTGTCGACCACCATGGACTTCGACGGGCCGTTCAACAGCTTCATCGCCTCGCGGGGGCTGCTGCCGATGCACATCAGCGTCGCCCACCGCCTGCCCTTCTTCGACAACACCCTCGACATCGTGCACTCGATGCACGTCCTCAGCAACTGGATCCCGGAGCTGATGCTGGAGTTCGCGCTGTACGACGTGTACAGGGTGCTGCGGCCGGGCGGGCTGTTCTGGCTGGACCACTTCTTCTGCACAGGGGAGCAGCTCAACGCCACCTACGTGCCCATGATCGAGCGCGTCGGCTACAACAAGCTGCGTTGGGTCACCGGCCGCAAGCTCGACCGGGGGATCGAGAAGAATGAGTGGTACCTATCGGCGCTGCTCGAGAGGCCCATGACCTCGACGAACGCTTGA
- the LOC103977089 gene encoding zinc finger BED domain-containing protein RICESLEEPER 2 — translation MEASDAEPMNTEITPPTSRRRRKKSMVWEHFTIETISGSCTRACCKLCKQTFAYSNGSKVAGTSHLKRHIALGSCPKIKNLEKQQLALTSDTKADGDTIEPTKRRYRTSSFGYAFDQEQSCAYLAKMIIVHEYPLHMVEHPAFLSFVQSIQPRFKMIDVNAMEGEVLSVYHKEKLNLMQVLGTFPGRISLTIGLWTTSQTLGYICLSGQYIDLDWKLHRRMLNFMMVASPHSENALSEVISVSLSDWNMKTKLFTITLDNNCSSHDIYSANLRDHLSNKNTLVLKGQLFVVRCYANILNVVAQDVIASIHGIVYNIRESVKFVKASPAREEKFSEIALQIGIPGTKALSLDVTTLWNTTYIMLDAALEYKEAFTFLETCDDNYNEAPSADDWKKVEVVCTYLKLLYESANSVMATIDQTANIFFQEAWKIQLELTNATLSQDLMVSSIAKEMHEKFDKYWKDCSLVLALAVVMDPRFKMKLVEFSFSKIYGEDSARYVKVVNDSIHELYIEYVAQPLPLTPAYIDQGEANHVNGNDNNPHTTPNPMGDGLLDFDIYLSETAVNQATKSELDQYLEESLVPRIQGFDILNWWKLNNLKYPILSKMAKDILGIPVSIVGTGCSIFGSGTGSRVLDEYRSSLRPETVEALFCAKDWLQYLPTFTESPSTMFAKLEF, via the coding sequence ATGGAAGCTAGTGATGCTGAGCCCATGAACACAGAAATAACACCACCAACTTCAAGGCGCAGGAGAAAGAAGTCAATGGTGTGGGAACACTTTACTATTGAAACTATATCCGGTAGTTGTACACGGGCTTGCTGCAAACTATGCAAACAAACCTTCGCATACAGTAATGGCTCAAAAGTAGCAGGTACTAGCCACCTCAAAAGACACATTGCTCTGGGTTCCTGTCCCAAAATTAAAAATCTGGAAAAGCAACAGCTTGCTCTTACTTCGGATACAAAAGCTGATGGAGATACAATTGAGCCAACCAAAAGACGCTACAGAACATCTAGCTTTGGGTACGCTTTTGACCAGGAACAGAGCTGCGCATATCTTGCAAAGAtgataattgttcatgaataCCCACTTCATATGGTTGAACACCCTGCATTTCTGTCATTTGTTCAAAGTATTCAACCACGATTTAAGATGATTGATGTCAACGCCATGGAAGGTGAAGTCTTATCTGTATATCACAAGGAAAAGCTTAATCTCATGCAGGTCTTAGGAACTTTCCCTGGAAGGATCAGCCTAACTATAGGTTTGTGGACAACTAGTCAGACTCTTGGTTATATTTGCCTTAGTGGGCAGTACATAGACCTTGACTGGAAGTTGCATAGAAGGATGCTTAATTTCATGATGGTAGCGTCTCCTCATTCAGAAAATGCTCTTAGTGAAGTTATTAGTGTTAGTCTTTCAGATTGGAATATGAAGACTAAGTTGTTCACTATCACTCTGGACAACAATTGTTCATCACATGACATCTATAGTGCTAATCTTAGAGATCATCTCTCGAACAAGAACACACTTGTGCTGAAAGGTCAGTTGTTTGTTGTACGCTGTTATGCCAATATCCTGAATGTAGTTGCCCAGGATGTGATTGCTTCAATTCATGGTATTGTGTACAACATCCGGGAGAGTGTGAAATTTGTAAAAGCTTCTCCAGCTCGTGAAGAAAAATTTTCTGAGATTGCCTTACAAATTGGAATTCCTGGTACAAAAGCTCTTTCTCTTGATGTTACAACATTATGGAACACGACTTATATCATGTTGGATGCTGCCTTAGAATACAAAGAGGCATTCACTTTCTTAGAAACATGTGATGATAACTATAATGAAGCACCATCAGCTGATGACTGGAAGAAGGTGGAGGTTGTTTGCACATATCTGAAACTTTTGTATGAATCTGCAAACTCAGTCATGGCGACAATAGATCAAACTGCAAATATTTTTTTCCAGGAAGCTTGGAAAATCCAGCTAGAACTGACTAATGCAACATTGAGTCAAGACCTGATGGTGAGCAGCATAGCTAAGGAGATGCATGAAAAGTTTGACAAATATTGGAAAGATTGCAGCCTTGTTTTGGCACTCGCTGTGGTGATGGACCCTCGTTTCAAGATGAAGCTTGTTGAGTTCAGTTTCTCAAAGATTTATGGTGAAGATTCTGCCAGATACGTCAAGGTGGTTAATGATAGTATTCATGAGTTATATATCGAGTATGTTGCGCAGCCACTTCCTCTGACTCCTGCATATATAGATCAAGGGGAGGCCAACCATGTAAATGGCAATGACAACAATCCGCATACAACTCCAAATCCCATGGGAGATGGGCTTCTAGACTTTGATATCTATCTTTCTGAGACGGCAGTGAATCAGGCAACAAAGTCCGAGTTAGACCAGTACTTAGAAGAGTCCCTTGTCCCACGTATCCAAGGGTTTGATATCCTGAACTGGTGGAAGCTCAACAATCTCAAGTATCCAATTCTATCCAAGATGGCTAAAGACATATTAGGCATTCCAGTGTCCATTGTGGGTACAGGATGTTCCATTTTTGGCTCAGGGACTGGAAGCAGAGTACTTGATGAGTATCGGAGTTCCTTACGTCCAGAGACAGTGGAGGCTCTCTTTTGTGCCAAAGATTGGCTCCAGTATTTACCCACCTTTACAGAGTCACCATCAACCATGTTTGCCAAACTGGAATTCTAG
- the LOC103977088 gene encoding chlorophyll a-b binding protein CP26, chloroplastic, which produces MASIAAATAAASLGASEILGTRLSAAAPARAAAAPSSGSSKIVALFSKKAAAPAKRKAAAAAAPANEELAKWYGPDRRIFLPEGLLDRSDIPEYLNGEVPGDYGYDPFGLSKKPEDFAKYQAYELIHARWAMLGAAGFIIPEAFNKFGANCGPEAVWFKTGALLLDGNTLNYFGKSIPINLVVAVIAEIVLVGGAEYYRIINGLDLEDKLHPGGPFDPLGLADDPDQFALLKVKEIKNGRLAMFAMLGFFLQAYVTGEGPVENLTKHLSDPFGNNLLTVISGAAERAPTL; this is translated from the exons ATGGCGTCCATCGCAGCAGCCACCGCGGCGGCCTCCCTCGGAGCGTCCGAGATCCTCGGCACACGCCTCAGCGCAGCCGCCCCGGCTCGCGCCGCCGCTGCGCCCTCGTCCGGTTCGTCCAAGATCGTCGCGCTCTTCTCTAAGAAGGCGGCGGCTCCTGCCAAGCGAaaggcagctgctgctgctgctccggcCAATGAGGAGCTCGCCAAGTGGTATG GTCCTGACAGAAGAATTTTCTTGCCGGAAGGCCTCCTGGACCGATCTGATATTCCAGAGTATCTCAATGGAGAAGTTCCGGGAGA TTATGGCTATGATCCTTTTGGGCTGAGCAAGAAACCTGAAGATTTTGCCAA ATACCAAGCTTATGAGCTCATCCATGCAAGGTGGGCAATGCTTGGTGCAGCTGGCTTCATCATCCCAGAGGCCTTCAACAAATTTGGTGCAAACTGTGGCCCTGAGGCTGTCTGGTTCAAA ACTGGTGCTCTTCTCCTGGATGGGAACACACTGAACTACTTTGGGAAGAGCATTCCAATCAATCTTGTGGTTGCTGTCATTGCCGAGATTGTGCTTGTTGGAGGTGCTGAATACTACAGAATCATCAATGGACTG GATTTGGAGGACAAGCTGCACCCCGGAGGTCCATTTGATCCACTGGGGCTGGCAGATGATCCAGACCAATTTGCATTGCTcaaggtgaaggagatcaagaacGGGCGACTCGCGATGTTTGCGATGCTGGGGTTCTTCCTGCAGGCCTATGTCACTGGGGAAGGACCAGTGGAGAACCTCACCAAACATCTGAGTGACCCATTTGGAAACAATTTGCTCACTGTCATCTCTGGAGCAGCTGAAAGAGCTCCAACCCTGTGA
- the LOC135606821 gene encoding protein MAINTENANCE OF PSII UNDER HIGH LIGHT 1-like, whose translation MACTTQSIISANSCVIPSPRTFRKPRWVRPHTKLFAVNESSGSDDSDCNAEECAPDKEVGKVSMEWLAGEKTKVVGTFPPRNRGWTGYVEKDTAGQTNIYSVEPAVYVADSAISSGTAGTSTEGSENTLAINSGLALISIAAASLILLQVSKSQPQVQATEYSGPPLSYYIDKFKPVQIVEASAPAAPQTSAPVEASVPPESSSSSTVEALVPTSESPLSTIMQDGSKPEAVPEVQVEMSGQVAQSASASSVS comes from the exons ATGGCCTGCACCACTCAGTCCATCATATCCGCCAACAGCTGCGTCATCCCCTCTCCCAGGACCTTCAGGAAGCCACGGTGGGTGAGACCGCACACGAAGCTCTTCGCCGTGAACGAATCCTCTGGCTCCGACGACTCCGACTGCAACGCCGAGGAGTGTGCTCCGGATAAGGAG GTCGGGAAGGTCAGCATGGAATGGTTAGCCGGTGAGAAAACAAAAGTGGTCGGGACATTCCCACCTCGCAATCGAGGTTGGACTGGTTATGTCGAGAAAGATACTGCTGGACAAACAAACATATACTCAGTTGAG CCTGCAGTTTACGTTGCAGATAGTGCAATAAGTTCCGGGACTGCAGGAACATCAACTGAAGGATCAGAGAACACTCTtgctataaattctggtttagcCCTTATTTCGATTGCTGCAGCCTCATTGATACTCCTCCAAGTCAGCAAAAGTCAGCCACAAGTACAGGCAACAGAGTATTCTGGACCACCCCTCAGTTACTACATCGACAAGTTCAAACCAGTGCAGATCGTTGAAGCTTCAGCACCGGCCGCACCTCAAACTTCTGCACCCGTCGAAGCTTCTGTTCCTCCTGAATCTTCGAGCTCTTCCACCGTTGAAGCTTTGGTCCCAACTTCCGAGTCACCATTGTCGACAATTATGCAAGATGGTAGCAAGCCAGAGGCAGTTCCTGAAGTTCAAGTTGAGATGAGTGGGCAGGTTGCTCAAAGTGCAAGTGCAAGCAGTGTTTCCTAA